Sequence from the Rhinatrema bivittatum chromosome 6, aRhiBiv1.1, whole genome shotgun sequence genome:
CCATTTTTATTTACTAGATATTTCATAAAATGTTTGCATGAACAGTATTAATTTGGATTCTATAGCACCTTTCTAAACAGTATCCCATTGTGCTTTACAATTTAGTGCTTCAGAAACATCCACACAGCCACTGCTGGGGTGCAAGGCCTGGTCACTTAAAGCTATTTTAAAGTTTCCACAAGGGGCAAAAGAACAATAATATTACCTATTTACAGGTGGGTAAACTGAGGCACAgaaagataaagtgacttgctcagtgTGACAATCAGTGGCAAAGCTGGAATTTGAACTGAAGCACGGGAAGATACAAGTGACTTGACCAAGATCACAGTGTcagtggataaaaaaaaaaatttgcatttgtgtgcTTAAATAatgtcacttaaaaaaaaaacaaaaaacctcttcTGCAGCCTTAAGATATACAAATGACATCAAAATGAACTTCCAAGGCCAAATCTtgcttctctctccccttccccaatgcAGGCATTTCACAACTAATGGCCTAAGTAGTATCAGAGGGAAGAGCTTAGCTAAACAGCCCAAGGCAATCCCCTCCACAATTACAACTCCTGTATACAATCTTTAAATTCCAAGGTTTTGTCCTCACTAGGGCTATTGGAGTCATATTACTGTAGGCAGGAATGCCTTGCTTTTGTTTAACACTGAACTAACAGGGCACTGCCCCTTACCACACATCCCAGTATAACATAGCTCCCCAACAAACTGGCGATAATGTGGTGAGAAATTAAAAAAGGACTATATGTTgaattcctctcccccccccccccccccatgtcacccagcagggggagagggcaggtgGCTGAacagcacccacacacacacagttctgcAACACATTGTATAACAAGTTTCAACATCTCCCTCCTTTACCCATGCTTGTTACTCCTCCTCTCTGCACACATTCCCCTGCAGCAGTGGGTTTCCTACCTGTGAAATAAACTGTTATACTGTGTCCTACCCTTCAGAACAGTTCAGCATCACAGCTGGCACTCTCCAGAGCTGtccctgggtggggagggggggggggaagggaaggtgaccACCTTGGGACTCCACACTTTGATCCTCTCACCAGGAGAAGGTTGAGGatgcttcctcctctcctgccagCTTCAATCTGAAGTCTGAACCGTGCAAGGCCCTGTAGACTGGTAAGGCCTGCTTGAGCCTGTACCTTCAGAGTGAAGCTGGCAAAGGAGGCAAATGCAGGTAAGAAGCACTACTTTCTGCCTAATAGTGGGAGCTAGGAGGATAGGATAGTAGGGTGGAATAGGGAGAATGCAGAGGATAATATCGGGCTGGTTTGCTTTGAGActgatctccccctccccccgacttTGGGTCACACCTGGCAATCCAGGAACCCGGAGGACTTCTCATGTCCAATGTACATCACTACAGACAACTTCTAGTCCTGCTAGAGATTACTTTTAGAAAAAGAAagtgacctaaaaaaaaaaaaagagactctaTTCCCCTACTCTACTTTGATAGCTCAGCTCAGAGTACCATCAGTCATACAGCCGCACAGTCTGCTACGCTCAGCCAGAGCCCCACTTTTCACCGGGCAAGTCAAGAAAACACAAGATGGGGCTTCCATGTGGGGTTCTGCCACTACTGTGTTCCACAGCAAAAAGGTAGGCTGGCAAGTTCAGCTGCAAACAGTCaacattttgtttggttttttttttcccttggtacTGATGTAAAGTCAATAACCGTGGTCCGCGCCATCGTTACCGTTTCTTTTTCTGCTTGAGGGATTTCCGTCGCTTCAGGATCATCTCGTACAGCTTGTCCATGCCTTCGGTCAGTCCCTCGCCGATGATGGCGCAGGCCGGCTGCACGTGGTAGGTGGTGGAGGGGGTCAGCTCGGGCAGGGCCAGCTGCTTCTCTATCTCGGCCACTGGCAGGGAGCGGGGCAGGTCCTGCTTGTTGGCAATGACCAGCAGCGGGGTGCCCTGGTTCTCGGCGAACTTGGTGACCTTGTGGAGCTCCGTTTTAGCTTCCTCCAGCCGGTCCACGTCCACGGAGTCCACCACGTAGATGATGCCATCGGTGCAGCGGCTGTAGGACTTCCAGAGCGGCCGCAGCTTCTCCTGGCCGCCCACGTCCCAGAAGTGGCAGCTGATGCCCTTGGCGGCACCGTTGCTCAGGCGGATCTTTTCGGTGTTGAAGCCGATGGTGGGCACCGTGTTCACAAACTCGTTGAACTTCAGCCGGTACAGCACCGTGGTCTTGCCAGCGGAGTCCAAGCCCAGCATGACGATGTGCAGCGACTGGAAAGCCGAGATGTTGGACGAAACGTTCCCCATCTTCCAGGCGCAATGAGAAGTGCCCGGCAAATTCTGTAATCGtccaattgatttttttttttttttgataaggaCTCTCCTCCGGGATTTTTGCCAAACCACTGGGCTTGAACCAGGGTGGGGCAGTGGTTATGAGAGAGGATTAAGAAGAAAGCACTGCAAATATGAGAAGTAAAAAATTTGCTCCTAGAAATTCAATATCCACAATTGTAATATATGGCAGGAGGGAACCGCAGTTCCCGTGGGATACGGCAGAAATCAACAGCTGGAGCGAAAACGTGTTCCCCGGATGGCAGGAATGTTCCAGCTGGCGCCGGTCCGGTCCCCCCCCAAGGGTTAAACTGAAGAGAGTAGCGGCTTTTAACCCTCGGCTCACCCTCCTCCAACACAGCAAAGGTCTGCAGAGTGCATGCAGCGCGCGCGAGCCTCAGCGACACCCGGCGCCGACCGGGGAAAAGCCCAGCGATGGTCCTCCGATTGCTCTGCTCGTCCTCTTGCTCCCCCAACGGAAAGCCACCCGCCGGCTAAACCAGCCCGCTTCCTCTTCTCAAGTTCCGGGCGGCATTCAATTCATTCATCGGATGCCGCCGTTTCCCTGCTGCAAAGCctagaccggggggggggggggggtgtatcgTCTCACCTCGCTGAGCTTCAGAAACGCCCCCAGCACCAAGGTAGGTCGGGCCGAGGTCCTGTGCTGCTGCAGCGGCAGTCCCTGCTGAATTGCCGCGAATAATTTCAGCAGCCGTGCTTAACGTTGCTCCgtgtctctccccctctccccaaggGAGAAGCGAGGGCACCGTAATGAAACTGCAGCTCAATCCATCAAATCCCTCCCCGCGTCCCAGCACCCTCTCCGTCAGCGCCAGACAGGGGCTGGGAGGGGGCCGCGCGGCCGCTCTTAAAAGAGCAACGCCGCAGGCCGGCAGCCGCTCCCGACCCCCCACGTGATCCCTTTCAGCTCTTCTGCGAGCGGGAAGGAGAGCTTCATCTCGCAGAGCTTCTGAGCCAGCCCATAGTCTTAAAAGAGTTTCCTTCTGTGGCTGAGGGAAGGAACAAGGGAGGACTTTATAGTGGGCCCCAGCGGCTGTCCTGGATCGCCCTTTTAAGGATGGAAACTTGTTTTCGTTTGAAGAGTGTCAGGTATATATCACTAAGCATCTTTCGGCGCCTGCAGTCCTCAGCACTGTTACAATCTGAAGGCTGTGGAAGACGTTCAGCAATTCTGCAGCTCCATGGGTTCTAGGAGACTATTAATATTAAGCTGCACTGGATGTAGGGGCAGAAGTATCTTTATTTCCATGTGTAGAACATAGCATAGTGGCAACTTAATGCAGGATattaaatggaaaacaaaatcttTACATCACTGAAAACGCAGCATTTTCGCCCTCATTCCTTTTCCCATAATAAGTAAATAATTATGCTAAATGTAAGTTGCTGAGCTCTATGGGATCCAAAATGAATGGAAGGAAATATGCAGTGTATTATTTTAAAAGTACAGCTGTGATTCTAAATACTTCAGCATTTCAACCTACCCATTTCCtaagcttttctttctttctttttttttttatcctagtaTCTTCTAGTTCAACTTTTTGCACTATTTTGAATTATCAAACGTGCACTTTGAATTATGGTcacaccctttttaaaaatttcttccTGCCTGAGTCCCCTTTTTGATTGTTTGTACAGTGTTTACATGCTTTGCATGGGTCAAGGTGATGTCTgcatgggaggggagaggaattcTGATGCTGATCAGCATAGGAGCAGCACCTTTCCCTCCTTTATTTTAGGAGATGCTTTCAAACAATTAAAATACACTCTTCAGGactaaaataaaaatctgaagGCAAAATCATAATAACTTGAATGTCTAATATTTTAATTAGTATTGCTACTGTAAAATATCACAACATTCTTTAAAAGAGATTGTACTATGAGCACACTTTGAAATACTAAGTGGGATGCTTTGAGGGACAATTTCCAAACTGCCTAGGTGCAAAATACCCTTGGACTTACTTTTCAAAGGGACAATTGCTATTATACAAAATACCCATGGACCTTTGCAcctgttttttaaatataatttatttacaaCATTCAGAATATATGTTAATGAAGAAAAATGCACCTTCTCATAAGAGATAcctaaaaagaagaaaagaaaaatagtagTAAAACATAAGAAACTAAGCAAAtaccataaattaaaaaaaataaaaggactaAAGACAACACTGGAAGTAACTCTTTCTACAAGTAGAGAACCAGCAGCCAGGACTGGTCTGtgggggtagccctccagccactctgaAGGCCCTTTCGGACCACAGGTATGCGTGAGCCCTTAtgcaagactgaagacaaggtccAGATAATGACACGGAACCAGGcgacagatgaagacaaggatcCAGGcaaggatgaggaaccaggcaaaGATTGAACAGGGATCCAGACAAGGACGAGGAGCCAGGCAAAAACCAAAGACAAGGACTAGGTGGACATGGACATGGAACAAGCTCTCTAAAGACCTGGAACAGGGCTCAGGAACTCGGAACTCGACTCTAAAACCAAGAGGACTCCAAAGACTTAATCCAGCGAAGATGGACCCAGGACAGACAAGACCACAGGAGCCCTGGAACAGAGCAAGGACCACGGAAGACCACAGGAGACCAGAAACTGATGACCACAGAAGACCAGGATAAGAGACCAAGAGACTTTGTGAAGGCCCCGAAGGCAagactgaaaagccctaatctaGGGAAGCCGGAGATGACTTCAGCCAAGGGCACCGCAGGCTTTTGTCGCCGCGAGCCCCTCAAAGCCAGAACTGTTACGCTCGCACCTGGGGAGACGCTGGCAGAAGCAACGGTGGTGTCTCTCTGCCGCACCGGTGGCGACTCTCCCGCCGCAGAGTGCGGCAGCAAGGCTGAAGCATCATCGAGTGGGTGAGGCTGCTCGCACGCCCTCCCGCAAGCGGTAATGCAAcagttgctgaggcagtgagggaaggagagaaggggggggcCTTTAAAGGGCTTTGCATGAGAGGTCATCAGTGGGTGCCGAGGGTTTTTTCCCACCGCAGGCCTTTTAAACAAAGTGAGGTCAGGCGCGTGTGCACCTAAGGGGGCGCACATCTGGATGGCCCCGGCAGCGTCCTGCTGTGTGCGAAGATGGCCTGTCCTGCGATGTTGGAGTGCAGTGTTTTGCGGAAGAGGGAAGCAGCAGCGGCCCACCGTGATGGGAGCCCGTCAGACTGGTCTGGCTGGGGAAGTGAGTGTGGCATTTCACGGGGGCAGCCCGTGAACCACCAAATGTCacattttctccaagctgaagaaccataactttttcttcataagggagccgtaACATCCCCGTAAtcatttttgtttcccttctctatatcttttctgtgtccgctatatctttcttgagataggatggccagaactgcacacagtattcaaggtgcagttgctcCATAGATCTATACCGAGGCATTATGATtgtcagttttattctccattcctttctaaataattcctatATAAAGCAGTGTGGTTGCCGCATTAGTCCACTcaaatacatagaaataaaggttagcaaatgaaaaaaagatatcaccatgtattattttgttttcattaacCTTTATGTCCATGATTaagtcctaacattctatttgctttcttgatcactgcagcacattgagctgaggatttcaatatatcatCTATCTTTACTCCAAGATCTTTTCCGCAGGTGCTACAATGGATCCCAAGATTGTGTACttacattttggattttttttttttctacggACATCACTTTGTATTTATCCCTGGGacattccactatttaccttcctctACTGGAAAAACGGGGAGATACTGACTCTTCCCAGTGTTTCTGTGTTGGGGGAAAGAAGAATTGATCCAATCACTCCCTGATCTCACCCCCCCGGCTTGCTCTCACAGTAGCTCCGGTAATCAAACCCCTGAGGCCTCCAAGCTGGCGAGAGCTTCTTTGACTTCTCTTGCTGGAAGGCAGCTTGATCTCTCCAAAATACCAACAGGATGCTAACACTCCCTTCAGATATTACGATGGAGCCATATCGGGCCCTCACCTCCCCAAGCATCATGTTCTTCTGTGGAGGCAGTCGCACTGTGGGCCTGCGTGATATATCTAGCTCTGGAAGGGGCAAAACCTCCCACACCACGGATTCTGCCGGGGCCAAATTGCCATGAGACACAAATTTGTCCATCAGGCTGAGCTGGGAAGTTAAGGGACTCGGAAGAGCATGAACCTCAGTCTCCCCCTTCCTCTTGATCATTATGACTGGAGTTCAAAGCACCAAaatatgaaaggaaaaaaaaggtcaGGTAAGCTGCTGCGGCCATCTGAGGTGCGCCTGCTTTTTTTGTTGGTAAAACTTCTATGGAAAATTAaagtgtagatttgaaaatacaatctgtgaaagtaattttcaaaaggtttcacacgtgtaactgggcttttgaaaagtgctatgatatatgctacgtttttttgcatgtaactcctttgaaaattacctcctttgtatgttattttctgatcctgacctgaacacccccccccacccccaaaccccaggaacacctcctctTAATCCAGCTAATCGTATGTGCACCACGGAAACTCGCGTGCACTTTTAATTGGAGTCAGTGAGGGCAAAGTGTCAGACAGCCAGTATAACTGGGTAAATCGCTTTGACATTTGTTCTCCAAGcggtcaatattcagtgccacttagccggataactatttatccagcaaAACAGTTATCCCACTaagaggccgatacagtaaaaatcgcgggagagcgggcgagcgcccgctctcctgtgcgtgcgatttagtattcaaatgagtgCCCgctgtaaaaagaggcgctagggacactagcacgtccctagcgcctctttttggacaggagcggcggctgtcagcgggtctgacagccgacgctcaattttgccggcgtcagttctcaaacccgctgacagatgccggcaaaattgagcgtccggtttgcgagccgcgggctgatttaaaattttttttttattattatttttaattattttttacttttgggacctctgacttaatatcgccatgatattaagtcggagggtgtacagaaaagaagtttttactgcttttctatgcagtttcccagtgccggcagaaattaacgcctacctttgggtaagcgctaatttctgaaagtaaaatgtgtggcttggctgcacattttacttactgaatcgcgcgggaataactaatagggccatcaacatgcatttgtatattgcgggcgctattagtctcggggggggggggtttggacgcgcgttttcgatgcgctattacccgttactgaataaggggtaaagctagcgcgtcgaaaacacgcgtccaaacacgggttaacaggagcgcactgtactgtatcagcctgtaggtggggaggagtggggcagGAGCATTCCAGGTTAGAGCTATTTATAATgctaagtgccaatattcagtcttaacctagcttgatggactctctacctgggtaacatcaagctaggttgagagaacattgtacaaatctacctCCACAGAAtacacatcaaatcttcacaagagtgtactgttctgttcatacatctcattctgcatgtaaaagtggcccctaacccctacactactacctaaacctcacctagagttactaggtgagcctcgtcctatagtagcataaatagctgcttactatggtgccacccccagaggctctgtctctctctctctctctctgcccttccccaGCCCAAAATGAATTTCTGAAAAaatcgcaaattgcgttatgagcacagcttaacacaactgaaaaaggtgtagttgttttcggtgttaaaactgtgcgatattgtgcgttatggcttcgcaaagccagcccactttttctgaaatccctcccctgactcctccccaatccctccccttttaaaaatttgcattgcaccatgcgttatggtgcttatcgcgtgcgttaaggCATTTATCACATGAGAAAACGCCATAATGTGATttcataaatgaccctgtaagttagccagacttataagttagctggataaacttattcggTTAACTGTTacatagttgggtatattcagcggcatggctgtgccactgaatattccagACAAACTAGCAggtatgtttatctggctaacttgttcaGTCAGATAGCGGCTGAATATGTACCTCTAAGAATCTAAGGGCCTTGTTcactaaaggccggattttaaaaccccagttcgcgtaaatcccagggtttacacacgtggccgggccttacgtgcaccgggtcaattttcaaactcaCCCTGCCAAGAGCGTAAACCCCGGGACGTTAAAAGGGGCCTTaaaagggggcggtccagggggcggggctagaggcacccagtacagcagccatttaccgctgtgccggggaatcgcgcaccaGCTGGGTGGCGGtgcatgcaacttgctcctgctcctttgcaggagcaaaaggtgagTTAAAAAATGGAGGGGGGGCTAGAATAGGGATAGGGTGAGGGTAggtgttgtaaactgtgaggtttgggtggacccttggacactgtggcagctgaccacgccctcggggggaagtcccgtgaggggccacaggtcaggctcagctcaggacacacagagtttgatcttttattagactgtgtaaggaagccaccagaggtggcagtagtgagcagctgaaATAGCTCGGCAGGGCTGATATCCCTCAGGCagtggaacagcgactcctccgatagcagtgctgtagtggaaagaactgagaataatgagtacagtggagaatatacaagaccccagtatggagatccccagggtagggagagcagaccctcgaggagcgagtacctgatccctgagagctgggaggcttgcagatgatggactcacgcagcagttccacggagatggcactggggctggaacggaggcaggccctcgaggagcgagtgcctggtttcagggaacagctctgaggtgaagatggtagtactcactgaatttgaagattagcgaatccttccaggcagaagagaaggtaggagtaggcagcgagtcagggaacatgggccctcgaggagcgagtaccggtttcctgatagcgacctggaaagcaagtgaggcctcCAAGGAGCGGTACCCCGTTAGtgttagagagtccaatagagattggagaggcagaatagctgggtatggagagcgactcccatccgtaggattcccgtaggattacccttgctaactcaaaggctagcaaacattgtaggctttaaatatccaggcatcaTGGCGTCATCActgggggacgccccagaggttcgcgctGAGTAAGAAATAAGAAGGGCTGCACGGCGCACGTGCCCTATAATACAAGCGGAGCATGGCAgcaggcagcgcccaagccggtccagggatgccggagaggacggcaggcagacgccgcggtagccaggcgtccatccgcagcatgagAAGGAGCAAGCAAAgagaggtaggtggagtgaagccatcagaaagggacggttgcaacagtaggataggggaagaggaagggagtttAGGGTAGGGAgttgggaagttctctcccagtctgctccttaattggagtggactgggagggaactggggaaggccgcatGAGAGCAGCATGAGAAGGAGCAAGcaaagagaggtaggcggagtaaagccgtcggaaagggacggttgcaacagtaggataggggaagaggaagggaggttagggtagggagttgggaagttctcttccagtctgctccagtctgttctcttccagtctgctccttttcagaaggcgtttgacaaagtccctcatgagaggcttctacgaaaactaaaaagtcatgggataggaggtgatgtcctttcatggattacaaactggttaaaagacaggaaacagagagtaggattaaatggtcaatattctcagtggaaaagggtaaacagtggagtacctcagggatctgtattgggaccggtgcttttcaatatatatataaatgatctggaaaggaatacgacgagtgaggttatcaaatttgcggatgatacaaaattattcagagtagttaaatcacaggcagactgtgatacattacaggaggatcttgcaagactggaagattgggcatccaaatggcagatgaaatttaatgaggacaagtgcaaggtgatgcacatagggagaaataacccttgctgtagttacacgatgttaggttccatgttaggagctaccacccaggaaaaagatctaggcatcatagtggaaaatactttaaaatcgtcggctcagtgtgctgcagcagtcaaaaaaaagcaaacagaatgttaggaattattaggaagggaatggttaatagaacagaaaatgtcataatgcctctgtatcgctccatggtgagaccgcaccttgaatactgtgtacaattctggttgccacatctcaaaaaagatatagttgcgatggagaaggtacagagaagggcaaccaaaatgataaaggggatggaacagctcccctatgaggaaaggctgaagaggttagggctgttcagcttggagaagagacggctgaggggggatatgatagaggtctttaagatcatgagaggtcttgaacgagtagatgtgactcggttatttacactttcgaataatagaaggactagggggcattccatgaagttagcaagtaacacatttaagactaatcggagaaaattctttttcactcaacgcacaataaagctctggaatttgttgccagagaaggtagttagtgcagttagtggagctgggttcaaaaaaggtttggataagttcttggaggagaagtccattaaatggctattaatcaattatacttagggaatagccactgctattaattgcatcagtagcatgggttcttcttagtgtttgggtaattgccaggttcttgtggcctggtttttggcctctgttggaaacaggatgctgggcttattggacccttggtctgtcccagcatggcaatttcttatgttcttaattggagtggactgggagggaacctgggAAGGCCGCATGAGAGCAGCATGAGAAGGAGCAAgcaaacaggtcaatccagtaccgagcggtaggaagagctgcgttagtgcccggcacaCTCGCGGTTtgcgcacgcacagtgcagctcacctactgctcgatcctgtatgtaaatagcttgcaaatgcaagctgcgtctaagaagcatccgtgaagcgttaggcccgtgcaacccattttactgaatagagcgctatacagtaacctgggtgcgcgggcctaacgcttcacggacacgctggtatctgtcatttcaaatgtcatttgaaatgacaggtaccaggacgcttgggattgtcagccctctcccctcctcctgaagcaaggcgcgaaaagcagccttgctccgggaggaggggagacaggactggcagtgtaaagcgaaaaaaaaagtagcaagagcgaggggagagaggacgggcaatcctatgctcgggattgccagtcccccctcccttcctcccgaagcagggcgcgaaaagcagccttgctccgggaggaggggaggggggactggcagtgtaaagcgacgaagcgacttactttttgcagcccccctccggacatcggcgaggacgaccgcggctcccctctcctgcctccagctgcccgcg
This genomic interval carries:
- the ARL4C gene encoding ADP-ribosylation factor-like protein 4C; this encodes MGNVSSNISAFQSLHIVMLGLDSAGKTTVLYRLKFNEFVNTVPTIGFNTEKIRLSNGAAKGISCHFWDVGGQEKLRPLWKSYSRCTDGIIYVVDSVDVDRLEEAKTELHKVTKFAENQGTPLLVIANKQDLPRSLPVAEIEKQLALPELTPSTTYHVQPACAIIGEGLTEGMDKLYEMILKRRKSLKQKKKR